In the genome of Bremerella sp. P1, the window AATCTAGAGCAGAAGTTGGCCGAGCCCGGCAGTGAAGATCCGGAACTGGTCGACGACGGACCTTCGGCCAAGGCCGTGGAATTGATCGCCCAGATAACGGCAGCCAATCAAAAGCTAAAGCAACGTCTGGAATCGGCAGAAGCGACGCTCAAGACGCAATCCAAGGAATTGGTCGATACCCTGTCGGAAGCACGGACCGATGCCCTGACGCAATTGCTCAACCGCCGTGCATTCGACGAAGAACGCGAACGACGCTGGGCGCTGTGGCAGCGCAAGAAGCAACCGTTCAGCCTGTTGATTCTCGACATCGATCATTTCAAGAAGGTCAACGACACCTACGGGCACGATGCCGGCGACCTGGTCCTGCGTGAAGTTGCCGCTCGACTCAGTAGCGTCATGCGAAAGACCGACTACCTGGCGCGAATCGGCGGAGAAGAACTAGCCATCCTGATTCCCGAGTCAGACTGGCACGCTGTTTCGACCGTCGCCAAGAAGATTCTCAACGTTATCCGCTCGTTGCCGGTTCAGTACGGCGAGAAGGCGATCGACGTCACAATCAGTTGCGGCGTGATGCCGGTCATTCATGCCGACGGAATCGAACCGTTGACCAAAGGGGCCGACGAAGCACTCTACGCTGCCAAGGCAGCCGGTCGGAACTGTGGCTTTCTGAACGATGGCGAATCTCTGATTCCGCTTGAAAACCACACCGTGGCACCCGCCAAGCAGGACGAAACGCCGGCGAACAATCAAACTGCCGGACCAGAAGACAAGTCGGAACCGACCGCACGAACTCAGGTCAGTGAACTTGATTCCGCAGCGAATGAACTTAAGAATCGACTGTTTCAGATTTCGCAAAGCATTTTGCCGTAACGTAAGAGAAGGATCTTACGACGTATGGACGCGCGACACCCTAAAGAACCCGCTCATCAGCCGAGTCGCTCGTTTGTTATCGGGGGACAGTACGTAGGGCCAGGCAATCGGCTCCGTCTGGAAATCCCCGTCGCCAGGCTTCCTACCGGCACCTACATCACGCTGCCGATCGAAGTCTTGCATGGCCCCGTGGAAGGACCGACCGCCTGGGTTTCCGCCGCTGTGCATGGTGACGAACTGAACGGCGTCGAAATCGCTCGCCTGCTTCTGGAACGGCTGAAACCGAGCAAGTTGATCGGAACCTTGATCGTGGTGCCGATGGTCAATGGCTTCGGCGTGATCAATCAAAGCCGCTACTTGCCAGACCGTCGTGACTTGAACCGTTCGTTCCCCGGCTCTAAGAGTGGCTCGCTGGCGTCGCGTCTCGCTAAGTTGATGATGACCGAGGTGGTGCAGCGATGTCAGTACGGTATCGATCTGCATACCGGTTCCAACCTGCGTACGAATCTTCCACAGATCCGCGGCGACATGGACGACGAAGAAACGTACGAGTGTGCTCTAGCGTTCGGACCGCCAGCGATTGTGCACTCGGACCTTCGCGACGGTTCGCTGCGAGCTGCCGCCAATGCCAAGGGGATTAAGGTTCTGCTTTACGAAGCAGGCGAACCGAACCGATTCAATCACGACTCGATTCGCGTCGGCGTGAACGGCGTAATGCGCGTTCTTTCCTTTCTGAAGATGCTCAAATCGCCGGTCAAGCTTCCCAAGCGATCACCCAAGATGATCCGCGAGTCGACCTGGGTACGGGCCAAACGCAGCGGGATCGTGCGTCTATTGGTTGAACTGGGTGACGAGGTCGAAGCCGGTCAGCAGATCGGCATCATCGCCGACGTATTCGGCACCGAACCCAAGTATCTGAAGGCCCCCTACGGCGGCCTGATCATTGGCCTCTCGAACAACCCGATCGCGCATCAGGGAGACGGTTTAGTTCATGTTGGGCGGTTGGGGTCCTAGTTGGAAGTTTTCAGTGTTCAGTTTTCAGTAAGAGCCGGCGATGACATATCGTTCGTTTGAGGATTTAGAGGTCTGGAAACGCTCCTGTAAGCTTGCAGTTCTTGTCTACGAGTCCCTTCGAGATAGCCGCGACTTTGCATTAAAAGATCAGATGCAGCGTTCCGCTGTTTCAATCGCCTCGAATATTGCCGAA includes:
- a CDS encoding GGDEF domain-containing protein; this translates as MAELLTFVLGDVFGVVTLAVGIAIGFWLGRLWSKYIQPQPEAKPEEKSAVYREQLAGMIQFTSHFTGDLSKHIELLENLEQKLAEPGSEDPELVDDGPSAKAVELIAQITAANQKLKQRLESAEATLKTQSKELVDTLSEARTDALTQLLNRRAFDEERERRWALWQRKKQPFSLLILDIDHFKKVNDTYGHDAGDLVLREVAARLSSVMRKTDYLARIGGEELAILIPESDWHAVSTVAKKILNVIRSLPVQYGEKAIDVTISCGVMPVIHADGIEPLTKGADEALYAAKAAGRNCGFLNDGESLIPLENHTVAPAKQDETPANNQTAGPEDKSEPTARTQVSELDSAANELKNRLFQISQSILP
- a CDS encoding succinylglutamate desuccinylase/aspartoacylase family protein; the protein is MDARHPKEPAHQPSRSFVIGGQYVGPGNRLRLEIPVARLPTGTYITLPIEVLHGPVEGPTAWVSAAVHGDELNGVEIARLLLERLKPSKLIGTLIVVPMVNGFGVINQSRYLPDRRDLNRSFPGSKSGSLASRLAKLMMTEVVQRCQYGIDLHTGSNLRTNLPQIRGDMDDEETYECALAFGPPAIVHSDLRDGSLRAAANAKGIKVLLYEAGEPNRFNHDSIRVGVNGVMRVLSFLKMLKSPVKLPKRSPKMIRESTWVRAKRSGIVRLLVELGDEVEAGQQIGIIADVFGTEPKYLKAPYGGLIIGLSNNPIAHQGDGLVHVGRLGS